From Triticum urartu cultivar G1812 chromosome 2, Tu2.1, whole genome shotgun sequence, a single genomic window includes:
- the LOC125539645 gene encoding protein RGF1 INDUCIBLE TRANSCRIPTION FACTOR 1-like: MAFHDEAPLLLRINTARGGHMGGGECDEAENQRWPPWLKPLLATSFFGQCKMHADAHKCECNMYCLDCVNGALCSQCLAYHHGHHAIQIRRSSYHDVIRVSEIQKVLDITGVQTYIINSARVVFLNERPQPRPGKGVTNTCDVCERSLLDTFRFCSLGCKIVGTSGEFRGRKRHAGGKKMKLKLKKAAASDSDDSSTITSGGSDKSSVVQSFSPSTPPATANSYRSAKRRKGIPHRSPFGSLIVEF; this comes from the exons GCCAGAGGCGGCCACATG GGCGGAGGCGAGTGCGACGAGGCCGAGAACCAGCGGTGGCCGCCGTGGCTCAAGCCGCTGCTGGCGACCAGCTTCTTCGGGCAATGCAAGATGCACGCGGACGCCCACAAGTGCGAGTGCAACATGTACTGCCTCGACTGCGTCAACGGCGCGCTCTGCTCCCAGTGCCTCGCCTACCACCATGGCCACCACGCCATCCAG ATAAGGAGGTCCTCGTACCACGACGTGATCCGCGTGTCGGAGATCCAGAAGGTGCTGGACATCACCGGCGTGCAGACCTACATCATCAACAGCGCGCGCGTCGTCTTCCTCAACGAGCGCCCGCAGCCCAGGCCCGGCAAGGGCGTCACCAACACCTGCGACGTCTGCGAGCGCAGCCTCCTCGACACCTTCCGCTTCTGCTCCCTCGGATGCAAG ATCGTGGGCACCTCCGGCGAGTTCCGTGGCCGGAAGAGGCACGCCGGCGGCAAGAAGATGAAGCTGAAGCTGAAGAAGGCGGCGGCGTCGGACTCAGACGACTCGTCCACCATCACCAGCGGCGGGAGCGACAAGAGCAGCGTGGTACAGAGCTTCTCCCCGTCCACCCCGCCGGCCACCGCCAACAGCTACCGCTCCGCCAAGCGGCGCAAGGGCATCCCGCACCGGTCGCCCTTCGGCAGCCTCATCGTGGAGTTCTAG
- the LOC125537806 gene encoding LOW QUALITY PROTEIN: 33 kDa ribonucleoprotein, chloroplastic (The sequence of the model RefSeq protein was modified relative to this genomic sequence to represent the inferred CDS: deleted 1 base in 1 codon) yields the protein MTVRAASGAATRNKRTIAVVPYPASRARLSEHKTRRKISSPPPSNPKPRDTNRPRRSLLSSASGGRNNGASLARSPHPAAAAALPLPRIQGRISQYAPLLHSPLRAYPGLRLRLPVAAVAASSPPEALAAEPAAAAEGDEELGETRRKLFVGNMPFTFSAAETEKLFAECGVVKDVEVIKMKDGRKRGFAFVTMATAEEAAAAAEKFDGHDVMGRIIKVEFSKSFRKPAPPPSPDTIVAKYKLYVSNLAWKARSADLKEFFSQFNPVSANIVFEDRKSAGYGFVSFGTKEEAEAALTELNGKELMERPVILRWREDKESVKADGEVEGLKVNDQAEGVTVDDSGVVEGEDKQE from the exons ATGACCGTCAG AGCGGCAAGCGGTGCCGCGACCAGAAACAAACGAACCATCGCCGTCGTCCCTTATCCCGCCAGCCGCGCTCGCTTATCCGAACACAAAACCAGGCGGAAAATTTCCAGTCCCCCTCCCTCCAATCCCAAACCCCGGGACACAAACCGCCCGCGTCGCAGCCTCCTCTCCTCCGCCTCCGGTGGGCGAAACAATGGCGCCTCCCTCGCGCGCAGCCCGCACCCCGCCGCCGCGGCGGCCCTCCCGCTCCCCCGCATTCAGGGGCGCATTTCCCAGTACGCCCCGCTCCTCCACTCCCCTCTCCGCGCCTACCCcggcctccgcctccgcctcccgGTCGCCGCCGTCGCGGCCTCCTCGCCCCCGGAGGCGCTGGCCGCCGAGCCCGCGGCCGCCGCGGAGGGGGACGAGGAGCTGGGGGAGACGCGGCGGAAGCTCTTCGTCGGCAACATGCCGTTTACCTTCTCCGCCGCGGAGACGGAGAAGCTCTTCGCCGAGTGCGGCGTCGTCAAGGACGTCGAG GTTATCAAGATGAAGGACGGGAGGAAGAGGGGGTTCGCGTTCGTCACCATGGCCACCGCCGAAGAGGCCGCCGCCGCAGCGGAGAAGTTCGACGGCCAT GATGTCATGGGAAGGATCATCAAGGTGGAATTTTCAAAGAGTTTCAGAAAACCAGCTCCACCACCATCTCCGGACACCATTGTCGCGAAGTAT AAGCTTTATGTTTCCAATCTTGCATGGAAAGCAAGGTCTGCTGATCTGAAGGAGTTCTTCTCACAGTTTAACCCAGTTTCTGCCAATATAGTCTTTGAAGATAGAAAATCAGCTGGGTATGGTTTTGTATCTTTTGGAACAAAAGAGGAAGCAGAGGCTGCTCTCACTGAACTCAATGGAAAG GAACTTATGGAAAGGCCTGTTATCCTAAGATGGCGGGAGGATAAAGAAAGTGTGAAGGCTGATGGTGAAGTTGAAGGCTTGAAGGTTAATGATCAGGCAGAAGGTGTGACGGTTGATGACAGTGGTGTGGTTGAAGGTGAAGATAAACAGGAGTAG